One Misgurnus anguillicaudatus chromosome 22, ASM2758022v2, whole genome shotgun sequence DNA segment encodes these proteins:
- the LOC141358775 gene encoding uncharacterized protein — protein sequence MAEATSRCHCSVPHCSNNKQRQPYLSFHAFPSFEYDRKKWVHAIRRDQSMTFTILRGSTFVCSRHFTDADYTSATGRKRLKKGAVPSRFLWNNWGQTARQSVYERVRARHGLCACPILSSDDAQEDDGDMVPEVTAGASDHDYAVAPPPGAQDAAAARINELEAEVRRLETEVMQLRIEHSLSQFQRFCASDEDIRFYTRFPSEEVFQAFWKAIEPSASMLVFWSKAQKKGQTARIEASESHHRSLPLIDEFILYCCRVAAGLKEKMLADIFKVSLSTVSRIIITWANYLYLILGSLPIWMSRQEVNSTMPEKFRQFCPEVRVIIDCTEIRCQNPSALTLQSEVFSSYKNTTTFKGLIGIAPCGAVTFVSSLFTGSISDQELTKKSGILDLLEQGDACMADKGFTITSMLAERGAKLIIPPFKMAAQFSREDAERTQAIARLRILVERAIRRVKEYHIWDTAVPLTMSGTVNQLWTNCCLMSNFQWPLDVKGHKSASAS from the exons ATGGCTGAAGCAACATCTAGATGTCACTGTAGCGTCCCCCATTGCTCAAATAATAAGCAGCGACAGCCCTATTTAAGTTTTCACGCATTCCCCAGCTTTGAATATGACAGAAAAAAGTGGGTGCATGCTATTCGACGCGATCAATCAATGACTTTTACTATCCTGAGAGGTAGTACGTTTGTTTGTAGCCGGCACTTCACTGACGCCGATTACACTTCCGCTACTGGTCGAAAACGTCTAAAAAAGGGAGCAGTTCCGTCCCGATTTCTTTGGAACAACTGGGGACAAACAGCACGACAGTCTGTGTATGAAAGAGTAAGGGCTCGACACGGACTTTGTGCTTGTCCCATCCTTTCCTCTGACGATGCTCAAGAAGACGACGGCGACATGGTTCCTGAGGTAACAGCTGGTGCATCAGACCACGACTATGCAGTCGCTCCTCCTCCAG GTGCACAGGATGCAGCAGCTGCACGTATAAATGAACTGGAAGCTGAAGTCAGGAGACTGGAAACTGAGGTCATGCAGCTGAGAATAGAGCACTCTCTGTCCCAGTTCCAGAGATTTTGTGCTTCAGATGAAGACATACGTTTCTACACCAGGTTTCCATCTGAAGAGGTCTTCCAGGCATTCTGGAAAGCGATTGAGCCCTCTGCTTCCATGTTGGTGTTCTGGTCTAAGGCCCAGAAGAAGGGACAGACAGCTAGAATAGAAGCCTCTGAAAGTCATCACCGCAGTTTGCCGCTGATTGATGAGTTTATCTTATACTGCTGTCGTGTTGCAGCAGGACTTAAAGAGAAAATGTTAGCTGACATTTTCAAAGTTAGTCTCTCCACTGTTAGCCGCATCATTATAACATGGGCTAATTATCTTTACCTTATCCTTGGATCTCTACCAATATGGATGAGCAGACAGGAAGTGAATTCCACAATGCCTGAGAAGTTTAGGCAGTTTTGTCCAGAGGTGAGGGTCATCATTGACTGCACAGAGATACGGTGCCAGAATCCATCTGCACTCACACTCCAGTCAGAGGTCTTTTCTTCCTACAAAAATACCACCACCTTTAAGGGGTTGATTGGTATTGCACCATGTGGAGCAGTTACATTTGTATCAAGCTTGTTCACAGGTTCCATCTCTGATCAAGAGCTGACAAAAAAGTCTGGGATTCTTGACTTGTTGGAGCAAGGGGATGCTTGCATGGCTGACAAAGGATTTACCATCACGAGCATGCTGGCAGAGCGAGGGGCCAAACTCATCATACCACCTTTTAAAATGGCAGCTCAGTTCAGCAGAGAAGATGCAGAGAGAACACAAGCCATAGCACGCCTTCGAATTCTAGTTGAGAGAGCAATCAGAAGAGTGAAAGAGTATCACATCTGGGACACCGCTGTACCTTTGACCATGTCTGGAACAGTTAACCAGTTGTGGACTAACTGCTGCCTGATGAGTAATTTTCAGTGGCCACTTGATGTTAAAGGTCACAAATCAGCAAGTGCATCATAG